A genome region from Actinobacillus arthritidis includes the following:
- the argB gene encoding acetylglutamate kinase encodes MLQNEVANFANLLEKATAYLAPFQEKIIVVKYGGNAMINEDLKKLVMQDILLLNQLGVKVVLVHGGGPEISQGVKLLGKEPQFINGLRVTDQDTINVVLQMLAGKVNKSLVALLKGKGVGLCGIDGNMLQCEKLQAEVDYGFVGEIVKVNSQLLDLALNANLIPVISTVGVDDQGVAYNINADTAASEIAMALGATKLVSMTDIAGLLRDRFDESTLIPEVEVSEVQGLIDQGIIAGGMIPKIACCTDFINAGGIEANIIDGRVPHAILVSLFGGKNGTLFYKK; translated from the coding sequence ATGTTACAAAACGAAGTTGCAAATTTTGCAAATCTTTTAGAAAAAGCGACCGCTTATCTTGCTCCGTTTCAAGAAAAAATTATTGTGGTGAAATACGGCGGTAATGCAATGATCAATGAAGATCTTAAAAAATTGGTGATGCAGGACATTTTATTGCTGAACCAATTAGGTGTGAAAGTGGTATTAGTGCATGGTGGTGGGCCGGAAATTTCACAAGGGGTTAAATTATTGGGCAAAGAACCGCAATTTATCAATGGTTTACGAGTTACCGACCAAGATACGATTAATGTGGTATTACAAATGCTCGCTGGTAAAGTGAATAAAAGTTTGGTGGCATTACTAAAAGGTAAAGGCGTAGGTTTATGCGGTATTGACGGTAATATGTTACAATGTGAAAAGTTACAAGCTGAAGTAGATTATGGCTTTGTCGGAGAGATTGTTAAAGTAAATAGCCAATTATTGGATCTTGCGTTAAATGCGAATTTAATTCCGGTGATTTCTACGGTTGGTGTGGATGATCAAGGTGTCGCTTACAACATCAATGCGGACACGGCGGCGAGTGAAATTGCGATGGCATTAGGTGCGACGAAACTCGTTAGTATGACGGACATTGCCGGCTTATTACGTGATCGCTTTGATGAAAGTACGTTGATTCCGGAAGTTGAAGTCAGCGAAGTACAAGGCTTAATTGATCAAGGTATTATTGCCGGTGGTATGATTCCGAAAATCGCTTGTTGTACTGATTTTATTAATGCTGGTGGCATTGAGGCAAATATCATTGACGGACGAGTGCCACACGCTATTTTAGTCTCATTATTCGGCGGTAAAAACGGCACGCTTTTTTATAAAAAATAA
- the deoC gene encoding deoxyribose-phosphate aldolase, with translation MSLKDSAKIALSLMDLTTLNDNDTDEKVITLCQQGKTEFGTPATVCVYPRFVPVARKALKAQGTEQVKIATVTNFPHGNDDIEIAVAETKVAVAYGADEVDVVFPYKALMAGNEQIGFELVQQCKAVCQASNVLLKVIIETGELKTAELIRKASEISIKAGADFIKTSTGKVPVNATLESARIMLETIRDLNVANKVGFKAAGGVKTTEEAAQYLALAQDILGKDWVNADHFRFGASSLLTNLLATLNDQVIQDVTGY, from the coding sequence ATGAGTTTAAAAGATTCGGCAAAAATCGCTTTATCTTTAATGGATCTCACGACATTAAATGATAATGATACGGACGAAAAAGTGATTACACTTTGTCAGCAAGGTAAAACGGAATTTGGTACACCGGCGACAGTATGTGTTTATCCGCGTTTTGTGCCGGTTGCTCGTAAAGCTCTAAAAGCACAAGGTACGGAGCAAGTTAAAATTGCTACGGTAACGAATTTCCCGCATGGTAATGATGATATTGAAATTGCAGTCGCAGAAACCAAAGTTGCTGTGGCTTATGGTGCGGATGAAGTGGATGTGGTATTCCCTTACAAAGCATTAATGGCAGGCAACGAACAAATCGGTTTTGAATTGGTACAACAATGTAAGGCAGTTTGCCAAGCATCAAATGTATTACTAAAAGTCATCATTGAAACTGGTGAATTAAAAACGGCTGAATTGATTCGTAAAGCGAGTGAGATTTCCATTAAAGCTGGTGCGGATTTTATAAAAACCTCAACAGGTAAAGTGCCGGTAAATGCAACTTTAGAATCCGCTCGCATTATGTTAGAAACTATTCGTGATTTGAATGTAGCGAATAAAGTTGGCTTTAAAGCGGCTGGTGGTGTGAAAACAACGGAAGAAGCGGCACAATATTTAGCGTTAGCTCAAGACATTCTTGGAAAAGATTGGGTGAATGCAGATCACTTCCGTTTCGGGGCTTCAAGTTTATTAACCAATCTGCTTGCAACTTTAAATGATCAAGTGATTCAAGATGTGACTGGATATTAA
- a CDS encoding YczE/YyaS/YitT family protein: MSKKSPIPFMRWSAQHQWELRFDTLLIISLTLICIGIGEGLLILANLGATPWTVLSQGLALQLDISIGTSIALISFFVLLLWIPFKLRFGLGTLLNIFFIALFADLTVNFLEKPEILIVRIIYMLMAILIFGIGTAMYLSCRLGAGPRDGLMVGICLRYGWKISIVRTSIEVFACIIGILLGGTFGISTILFALSIGWLIQITFLFLARYFQAV, from the coding sequence ATGTCAAAAAAATCACCGATTCCATTTATGCGTTGGTCTGCCCAACATCAATGGGAACTTCGATTTGATACATTATTAATTATCTCACTGACTCTGATTTGTATCGGGATAGGCGAAGGCTTATTGATTTTAGCGAATTTAGGTGCAACACCTTGGACAGTATTATCGCAAGGATTAGCCTTACAACTAGATATCTCAATAGGGACATCTATTGCACTCATTAGCTTTTTCGTACTGTTACTTTGGATTCCCTTCAAATTACGCTTTGGATTAGGCACGTTACTCAATATCTTTTTTATTGCTCTATTTGCCGATCTTACTGTCAACTTTCTCGAAAAACCCGAGATACTAATCGTTAGAATCATCTATATGTTAATGGCAATCCTGATATTCGGTATCGGAACGGCTATGTATTTATCATGTCGACTGGGAGCTGGCCCTCGAGATGGCTTAATGGTGGGAATCTGTTTACGTTACGGTTGGAAAATTAGTATTGTCAGGACTTCGATTGAAGTGTTTGCTTGTATTATCGGCATATTACTTGGCGGCACATTTGGCATCAGTACGATTCTTTTTGCGCTCAGCATAGGCTGGCTAATTCAAATCACTTTTTTATTCTTAGCTCGTTATTTTCAAGCGGTCTGA
- the argC gene encoding N-acetyl-gamma-glutamyl-phosphate reductase, with product MSKYKIFVDGAVGTTGLRIFDRLAGAEDIELLSLPEELRKDLNARVAKVAEADLTFLCLPDEASKELVANAPANARICDTSTAHRVNPDWTYGFAELSGQFEKIQNANRVAVPGCHATGYIALVRPLIEKGVLSADYPLSCHSLTGYSGGGKSMIAEYQNPDREQKFNAPRVYGLALKHKHLPEMQALTGSNHPPIFTPVVADYYSGMLVTVPLPISALSQAVNSAEKIANLFSEYYQNSKLITVHPACSLPEDGMLAANTFSGKDSLEIFVYGNETRLLLCARFDNLGKGASGAAVQCMNIMLGREETVGLDV from the coding sequence ATGAGTAAATATAAAATTTTTGTGGACGGGGCGGTCGGTACAACTGGGTTACGTATTTTTGATCGTCTTGCTGGCGCGGAAGATATTGAGTTATTAAGTCTGCCGGAAGAATTACGTAAAGATCTCAATGCGAGAGTCGCAAAAGTCGCAGAAGCGGATTTGACGTTTCTTTGTTTACCAGATGAGGCTTCTAAAGAATTAGTGGCGAATGCCCCGGCAAATGCAAGAATTTGTGATACTTCAACCGCTCATCGTGTTAATCCTGACTGGACCTATGGTTTTGCTGAGCTTTCTGGTCAATTTGAAAAAATTCAAAATGCGAATCGAGTTGCGGTACCGGGTTGTCATGCTACGGGTTATATTGCGTTAGTTCGCCCTCTTATTGAAAAAGGTGTTTTAAGTGCCGATTATCCACTTTCTTGTCATTCTCTCACCGGCTATTCCGGCGGCGGTAAATCGATGATTGCCGAATATCAAAATCCAGATCGTGAACAAAAATTTAATGCCCCTCGTGTTTATGGACTAGCTCTTAAACATAAACATTTACCGGAAATGCAAGCGCTTACCGGTTCAAACCATCCTCCTATTTTCACACCGGTGGTTGCCGACTATTACAGCGGAATGTTGGTGACTGTGCCGCTCCCTATTTCAGCCCTTTCACAAGCGGTCAATTCTGCCGAAAAAATTGCAAATTTATTCAGCGAGTATTACCAAAATTCAAAATTGATTACGGTTCATCCCGCTTGTTCACTACCTGAAGACGGAATGTTGGCGGCGAATACATTTAGCGGCAAAGACAGCCTTGAAATCTTTGTTTACGGCAACGAAACGCGACTATTATTGTGTGCACGTTTTGATAATTTAGGTAAAGGTGCATCCGGTGCGGCGGTACAATGTATGAACATTATGTTAGGCCGTGAAGAAACAGTCGGACTAGACGTGTAG
- the gmk gene encoding guanylate kinase: MLGNLYILSAPSGAGKSSLINALLADLPRSEVQLSISHTTRNPRPGEEYGVHYYFTDHTDFKALIEKGHFLEWAEVFGNYYGTSLPMIEQSLEKGIDVFLDIDWQGARQIREKVPNVKTIFILPPSREELEKRLIGRGQDSAETIANRMAEAISEMSHYNEFDYVIVNDDFQTALNDLKAILTAERLKQDAQAVRFKDLITNLLAE; this comes from the coding sequence ATGTTAGGCAATCTTTATATTCTTTCTGCACCGAGTGGTGCAGGGAAATCTTCGTTAATTAATGCGTTATTAGCAGACTTACCTCGTTCTGAGGTTCAACTTTCCATTTCGCATACCACTCGAAATCCTCGTCCGGGAGAAGAGTATGGCGTGCATTATTATTTTACTGATCATACTGATTTTAAAGCTCTGATCGAAAAAGGCCATTTTTTAGAATGGGCAGAAGTATTTGGTAATTATTACGGTACGTCTTTGCCAATGATTGAACAAAGTTTAGAGAAAGGTATCGATGTTTTTCTCGATATTGATTGGCAAGGGGCAAGACAAATTCGTGAGAAAGTGCCAAATGTTAAAACAATTTTTATCTTACCGCCTTCGCGTGAAGAATTGGAAAAACGTTTAATCGGCCGTGGTCAAGATTCTGCTGAAACGATTGCCAATCGTATGGCAGAAGCAATCTCAGAAATGAGTCACTATAATGAATTTGATTATGTCATTGTAAATGACGATTTCCAAACGGCATTAAATGACCTGAAAGCTATTTTAACTGCTGAGCGTTTAAAACAAGATGCACAAGCGGTTAGATTTAAAGATTTAATTACAAATTTATTGGCTGAATAA
- the alr gene encoding alanine racemase: MKPATATISREALRHNIELIKTFAPHQKLLAMIKANAYGQGLLPATGTLADLVDGFGVARLREALEIQETGYTGKILLVEGFFDREELLKTLSRRFDTVVHCLEQLELLEQVAQEWQQEQQKGFWKRKAKIYFPINVWLKIDTGMHRLGVHPEQVEMFYQRLKACPLVASISFVSHFSRADEPDCGYTEKQIAIFESATEPYPTHERSISASSGILYWKQAHYEWVRPGIIMHGISPHYTPITDLGFKPVMTLSSSLIAVRTHKAGEPVGYGGAWISDKDTKLGVVAMGYGDGYPRNAPEGTPVLINGRIVPIVGRVSMDMLTVDLGADSQDKVGDEVIFWGKDLLIEDVAQHIGVISYELITKLTPRVIFEYK, encoded by the coding sequence ATGAAACCAGCAACAGCAACTATTAGCCGAGAGGCTCTCCGTCATAATATAGAACTGATCAAAACTTTTGCTCCCCACCAAAAACTTCTCGCGATGATTAAAGCCAATGCCTATGGACAAGGCTTATTACCCGCGACTGGTACGCTTGCCGATTTAGTCGATGGTTTTGGCGTTGCACGTTTAAGAGAAGCATTGGAAATTCAAGAAACTGGTTATACCGGCAAAATTTTATTAGTTGAAGGCTTCTTTGACCGAGAAGAATTATTAAAAACACTCTCTCGCCGTTTTGATACGGTTGTACATTGCTTAGAACAGTTGGAATTACTTGAACAGGTTGCGCAAGAATGGCAACAAGAACAACAAAAAGGCTTCTGGAAACGTAAAGCAAAAATTTATTTTCCAATCAATGTTTGGTTAAAAATTGATACCGGGATGCATCGCCTAGGTGTCCATCCGGAACAAGTTGAGATGTTCTATCAACGCTTAAAAGCCTGTCCATTAGTAGCAAGTATTAGCTTTGTCAGTCATTTTAGCCGTGCGGATGAACCAGATTGTGGTTACACCGAAAAACAAATTGCAATCTTCGAGTCAGCAACAGAACCTTATCCTACTCACGAACGTAGTATTTCCGCATCAAGCGGCATTTTATATTGGAAACAAGCCCATTATGAATGGGTACGTCCTGGCATTATCATGCATGGTATCTCTCCGCACTATACACCAATCACGGACTTAGGCTTCAAACCGGTTATGACGCTTTCTTCGTCTTTGATTGCGGTAAGAACACATAAAGCAGGCGAACCGGTTGGTTACGGCGGTGCTTGGATAAGTGATAAAGATACCAAATTAGGTGTAGTGGCGATGGGATACGGTGACGGCTATCCTCGTAACGCACCGGAAGGCACACCGGTTTTAATCAACGGGCGAATCGTACCGATTGTCGGACGAGTATCAATGGATATGTTAACTGTGGACTTGGGTGCGGACAGTCAAGATAAAGTCGGTGATGAAGTGATTTTCTGGGGAAAGGATCTCCTTATTGAAGATGTCGCACAACATATCGGCGTAATCAGCTATGAATTGATTACTAAACTTACGCCACGCGTGATTTTTGAGTATAAATAA
- a CDS encoding sugar kinase, translating into MKKLALLGECMIELNGEPFGLMRQTYGGDTLNTATYLARVSTPEQIQVCYVSALGTDKLSQGMLAYWQADGINTQWVLKDEQRSPGLYLIQLDKQGERTFLYWRNQSATRYLLQHPNFSQVLGELDSVDMIYLSGISLAILPEPDRALLITYLAELKQAGVEIAFDSNFRPKLWESLEQAQTCYRALLPLVDVALVTFDDEAMLWQDTDEQQTIMRLSAYGIPKIIVKQGSRGAVVCEHQQQTFVPTTPVEQVVDTTSAGDSFNAGFLAGYLQGKPLAVCCRQGNQLAGIVIQHKGAIIEKSATAHLFAEFNAM; encoded by the coding sequence ATGAAAAAACTAGCCCTTTTAGGGGAGTGCATGATAGAGCTGAATGGGGAGCCGTTTGGGCTGATGCGTCAGACTTATGGCGGTGATACGCTCAATACGGCGACCTATTTAGCGCGTGTATCTACTCCCGAACAGATTCAAGTGTGTTATGTATCTGCCTTAGGGACAGATAAATTGAGCCAAGGGATGTTGGCTTATTGGCAAGCAGACGGCATTAATACGCAATGGGTGTTAAAAGACGAACAGCGTTCACCGGGGTTGTATTTAATTCAATTAGATAAGCAAGGCGAACGTACGTTCCTATATTGGCGTAATCAGTCGGCGACCCGTTATTTATTGCAACATCCGAATTTTTCTCAAGTATTAGGTGAGTTGGATTCGGTCGATATGATTTATCTAAGCGGTATTTCTTTAGCTATTCTACCGGAACCTGACCGAGCGTTGTTGATAACCTATTTAGCGGAATTAAAACAAGCGGGGGTAGAAATTGCCTTTGACAGTAATTTCCGTCCGAAATTATGGGAAAGCCTTGAGCAAGCACAAACTTGCTATCGTGCATTATTACCTTTAGTCGATGTGGCGTTAGTCACCTTCGATGATGAGGCGATGTTATGGCAGGATACCGATGAGCAACAGACAATCATGCGTTTATCGGCATATGGGATTCCTAAAATCATTGTCAAACAAGGCAGTCGTGGTGCGGTGGTGTGCGAACATCAACAGCAAACATTTGTACCGACGACACCGGTGGAACAAGTGGTCGATACAACATCGGCAGGGGATTCTTTTAATGCCGGATTCTTAGCTGGTTATTTACAAGGTAAACCGTTAGCGGTGTGCTGTCGTCAAGGTAATCAATTAGCAGGCATTGTGATTCAACATAAAGGTGCAATTATTGAGAAATCGGCAACTGCACATCTCTTTGCTGAGTTTAATGCGATGTAG
- the rho gene encoding transcription termination factor Rho, protein MHLTQLKNTSVSDLVAIGEGQMGLENLARLRKQDIIFAILKQHAKSGEDIFGQGILEILPDGFGFLRSADSSYLAGPDDIYVSPSQIRRFNLQTGDKIEGKIRPPKEGERYFALLKVDLVNDDKPEVSRSKILFENLTPLHANSRLRMERGNGSTEDLTARILDLASPIGKGQRGLIVAPPKAGKTVLLQNIAQSITHNYPECELIVLLIDERPEEVTEMQRTVRGEVIASTFDEPATRHVQVAEMVIEKAKRSVEHKKDVVILLDSITRLARAYNTVTPVSGKILSGGVDANALHRPKRFFGAARNVEEGGSLTIIATALVDTGSKMDEVIFEEFKGTGNMELHLSRKIAERRVFPAIEFNRSGTRKDDLLMSPEEHRNAWMLRKVLNPMDEVVAMEWLIDKLGVAKTNEEFFELMKRS, encoded by the coding sequence ATGCATCTTACTCAATTAAAAAATACTTCCGTGTCGGATCTTGTTGCGATCGGTGAAGGTCAAATGGGCTTAGAAAACTTAGCTCGTTTACGTAAACAAGACATCATTTTTGCAATTCTTAAACAACACGCCAAAAGCGGTGAAGATATTTTCGGTCAAGGTATCTTAGAAATCCTACCGGACGGCTTCGGTTTCTTACGTTCAGCTGACAGTTCATATCTTGCCGGTCCTGACGATATTTATGTTTCGCCAAGCCAAATTCGCCGTTTCAATCTTCAAACCGGTGATAAAATCGAAGGTAAAATTCGTCCACCAAAAGAAGGTGAACGTTACTTTGCATTATTAAAAGTTGATTTAGTTAATGACGATAAACCTGAAGTATCTCGTAGCAAAATCTTATTCGAAAACTTAACGCCATTACATGCTAATTCACGTCTACGTATGGAACGTGGTAACGGTTCAACCGAAGATTTAACCGCTCGTATTCTTGATTTAGCCTCTCCAATCGGTAAAGGCCAACGTGGTTTGATCGTAGCCCCACCCAAAGCTGGTAAAACCGTACTTCTACAAAATATTGCTCAAAGTATTACTCATAATTATCCTGAATGTGAATTAATTGTTCTGTTAATTGATGAACGCCCGGAAGAGGTTACCGAAATGCAACGTACCGTGCGTGGCGAAGTGATTGCATCAACCTTTGATGAGCCGGCAACGCGCCATGTACAAGTGGCAGAAATGGTAATTGAAAAAGCAAAACGCTCGGTAGAACACAAGAAAGATGTTGTTATTCTATTAGACTCTATTACTCGTCTTGCTCGTGCTTACAATACTGTGACACCGGTGTCAGGTAAAATCCTTTCTGGTGGTGTGGATGCAAATGCCTTACATCGTCCGAAACGTTTCTTCGGTGCGGCACGTAACGTAGAAGAAGGTGGTAGCTTAACCATTATCGCAACGGCATTGGTTGATACCGGTTCAAAAATGGACGAAGTTATCTTTGAAGAGTTCAAAGGTACCGGTAATATGGAATTACATCTGTCTCGTAAAATTGCGGAACGCCGTGTATTCCCTGCGATTGAGTTTAACCGTTCTGGTACACGTAAAGATGACTTATTAATGTCTCCAGAAGAACATCGCAATGCTTGGATGTTACGTAAAGTATTAAATCCAATGGATGAAGTGGTCGCTATGGAATGGTTAATTGATAAACTTGGTGTAGCAAAAACTAACGAAGAATTTTTCGAGCTAATGAAACGTAGCTAA
- a CDS encoding glycosyltransferase family 25 protein — translation MMISKGYVINLERSKARLETFNKHPDSALFERVDAVDGQVLSKIDGIEKLLFDSSKIHQKYYRAPVKIGEICCTLSHIKCWETAINDITIGDNDFVIIAEDDVLLCENFKTRVNEISLGNEVDLVILQKLGNRQTFYKNRVANDDTSLLSLHILTMYHEYNNDGSALYLIRKSRMRKIISRFKDRKPNFLADEFTEICDGDRIRIIDPLLGYIAEDNISDIHYEG, via the coding sequence ATGATGATTTCAAAAGGATATGTTATTAACTTAGAACGAAGTAAGGCTAGATTAGAAACCTTTAATAAACATCCGGATTCAGCTTTATTTGAGCGTGTTGATGCTGTTGACGGACAAGTTTTATCTAAGATTGATGGTATCGAGAAATTGTTATTTGACTCAAGTAAAATACACCAAAAATATTATAGGGCTCCTGTAAAAATTGGTGAGATCTGTTGCACTCTTTCTCATATAAAATGTTGGGAAACGGCAATTAATGATATCACTATTGGAGATAATGATTTTGTGATCATTGCAGAGGACGATGTATTACTTTGTGAAAATTTTAAAACTAGAGTAAATGAGATTAGCTTAGGTAATGAAGTTGATTTGGTTATTCTGCAAAAATTAGGTAATAGACAAACTTTTTATAAAAATAGAGTGGCTAATGATGATACCTCATTATTGAGTTTACATATTTTGACAATGTACCACGAGTATAATAATGATGGATCAGCGTTATATTTAATACGTAAATCAAGAATGAGAAAGATTATAAGCCGTTTTAAAGATAGAAAGCCTAATTTTTTAGCTGATGAATTTACAGAGATTTGTGATGGAGATAGGATTAGAATTATTGATCCTTTACTCGGTTATATTGCAGAGGACAATATATCTGATATTCATTATGAGGGATGA
- a CDS encoding bifunctional 4-hydroxy-2-oxoglutarate aldolase/2-dehydro-3-deoxy-phosphogluconate aldolase, giving the protein MKYTTTQIIEKLRQLKVVPVIAVEQAEDILPLVKTLSENGLPVAEITFRSAAAEEAIRLVRQHYPEVLIVAGTVLTAEQVVKAKNAGADFVVTPGLNPTIVKLCQDLDFPITPGVNNPMSIEAALALGIDAVKFFPAEASGGVKMIKALLGPYGNLQIMPTGGISPSNIKEYLAIPNIVACGGSWFVEKSLIQTKNWDEIGRLVREAVALTHA; this is encoded by the coding sequence ATGAAATACACAACAACCCAAATTATTGAAAAACTTCGTCAGTTAAAAGTGGTACCGGTAATTGCGGTAGAACAAGCAGAAGATATTTTACCGTTAGTGAAAACCTTATCGGAAAACGGCTTACCGGTTGCAGAGATTACTTTCCGTTCGGCAGCTGCAGAAGAAGCGATTCGTTTAGTCCGTCAGCACTATCCGGAAGTATTAATTGTCGCCGGTACGGTATTAACTGCTGAGCAAGTGGTAAAAGCGAAAAATGCCGGTGCAGATTTTGTCGTGACACCGGGATTAAATCCGACTATCGTGAAACTTTGCCAAGATTTAGACTTCCCAATTACCCCGGGTGTGAATAACCCGATGTCAATTGAAGCGGCATTAGCGTTAGGCATTGATGCGGTTAAATTCTTCCCGGCAGAAGCCAGCGGTGGGGTGAAAATGATTAAAGCCTTACTAGGTCCTTACGGTAATCTGCAAATTATGCCAACCGGTGGCATTAGCCCAAGCAATATTAAAGAATACTTAGCGATTCCGAATATTGTGGCGTGCGGTGGTTCTTGGTTTGTGGAGAAATCCTTAATTCAAACGAAGAATTGGGATGAAATCGGTAGATTGGTGAGAGAAGCAGTGGCATTAACGCACGCTTAA
- the thrB gene encoding homoserine kinase, giving the protein MTMLRIYAPASSANLSVGFDSLGATISPIDGSLLGDVVQIEECETAFELESAGYFVRKLPKEPQKNIVYQAYVLFSERLKLRGGAVKNLRLTLEKNMPIGSGLGSSACSIVATLVALNKFHNEPFSKMELLEMMGELEGRISGSIHYDNVAPCYLGGLQLMTQSLGNICQTIPFFDEWYWVLAYPGIEVSTAEARAILPKNYTRQDMIQQARYLGSFVHACHTHQDVLAATMMKDLIAEPYRENLLPNFPVVRQGCKDLGALAVGISGSGPTMYAIAPDLEHAQKLVAYLEKEYLQNNEGFIHICKVDNQGARELK; this is encoded by the coding sequence ATGACAATGTTACGAATTTATGCTCCCGCTTCTAGTGCGAACCTTAGCGTAGGTTTTGATTCTTTAGGGGCGACAATCTCACCGATTGACGGTTCGTTACTCGGTGATGTGGTACAAATTGAAGAGTGCGAAACCGCTTTTGAACTGGAAAGTGCCGGTTATTTCGTACGTAAATTACCGAAAGAACCACAAAAAAATATCGTTTATCAAGCCTATGTATTATTTAGCGAACGTTTAAAATTACGTGGCGGTGCGGTTAAAAACTTACGCCTCACACTTGAAAAAAATATGCCGATTGGTTCAGGCTTAGGTTCGAGTGCTTGTTCAATCGTGGCGACATTAGTTGCTCTCAATAAATTCCATAATGAACCATTCTCAAAAATGGAATTGTTAGAAATGATGGGCGAATTGGAAGGTCGTATTTCCGGATCAATCCACTATGATAATGTTGCACCTTGTTATTTAGGTGGCTTACAGTTGATGACTCAATCACTCGGCAATATTTGCCAAACCATTCCGTTCTTTGATGAATGGTATTGGGTATTAGCTTATCCGGGCATTGAAGTGTCAACTGCAGAAGCTCGTGCAATTTTACCGAAGAATTATACTCGTCAAGATATGATTCAACAGGCTCGTTATCTCGGTTCATTTGTACACGCTTGTCATACGCATCAAGACGTATTGGCGGCAACGATGATGAAAGATTTAATTGCAGAGCCGTATCGTGAAAATCTGTTGCCAAACTTCCCAGTTGTACGCCAAGGTTGCAAAGACTTAGGTGCATTAGCAGTGGGTATTTCAGGTTCTGGCCCAACAATGTATGCTATCGCGCCGGATCTGGAACATGCACAAAAACTGGTTGCTTACCTTGAAAAAGAATATCTACAAAACAACGAAGGATTTATCCATATTTGTAAAGTCGATAATCAAGGTGCACGCGAATTGAAATAA